The Paenibacillus sp. FSL H7-0357 nucleotide sequence CTCCAGTACGAAGGTGACAGTAACGGATAGTGGAGAAAAAACCTTGCGTCCAGACACTGTCCCGATCCGTTCGGGAGAACAAGGTTCGTCTATTGCACAGCAGTCTCCTCAAGAGAACATCTATGAGAAAGTTCGCGATGGGCTGAGCGGGTTAGCAGTAAGCACGCTTGTTTGGCTTGCAGGACTCCTTTTTTTCGGTTCATACTCCCTGTTCTTCACGCTCAAATTCAGAAGCAGGGCCGGAACCTCCCGCAAGTCAGACAACCCGGAGGTGCTCTCCGTTCTCGCGGCGTGCCTAGAGAAATTAGGCATTCGCCAAACCATTCCCGTCTATGAAACGAGCAGTCTTCGCAGCCCGTGTCTCTATGGCTTAATGAAGCCGAGAATTTATTTGCCCGAAGATATCGTCGCAATTGCCGATACAAGGCAGCTCACACATATTCTGCTGCATGAGCTGACCCACTATCAACGCAAAGACTTATGGTTCAACTCCCTGTGGACGTTAGCGGTCTGGCTCCATTGGTACAATCCGCTGGTTTGGCTGGCCATGAAAAAAATGAATGCCGATCGGGAGGTCGCCTGCGACGCAGGCGTGCTTGAGGTGCTGGGTGAAAAAGAAGCTGCGTCGTACGGTATGACACTTCTTATGCTGTCGCGCTTATTTTCCAGAACCTCTGCCCCGCGGGTCAATCTTTCGCATTTCTTTGAGCACCAGAATGAAACGAAACGGAGAGTGACGATGATCGCCAAGTTCAAAAAAGGTTCGTACAAGCTATCCGCCGCCGCTATTCTCTTGGTGCTTGCCTTGAGCATCGTCTTGCTCACCAATGGAGCACAAGATGCAAATGGCACGCAACCGGATGTTAATATCCATGCAACAGACTCCCAGAAGCAAACTGTTTCTTCATTCAGGATCGTCAGACCGATTGACTCGTTCAAATGGTTTAACCGTCTAGACCGGGCGATTGTTTTTTCCAAATTCGACTTTAATGTACCTGACTATCTGCCCGAAGGTTACCAGCTTGAGAATGTGACATTGAGTGAGCTATTCTCCAAAGCGAACCAAGTTGACCTCATTGATACAGTAACCATTACTTATGTGTCCCATTTCGGACAAGAAGATGAGAAAAGATTCGAGATGCTCGCCTCCAAAGGCAAGGGTAATATGCTGGAGCACAAGTTATTGTGGGGCGCTCCATATTCCCAAGAGGACACAGCCTCTCCTTCTTACCGGCAGGAGGTGGTTGCGATGGGCAATATCCAAGGCACTCTATTCACGGCAAAACAAGTCAACGGGCGTAAGCCGGGGACGGGCATAAGCTACATCTGGCAAGACAAGGATATAGCATATGCGGTCAATTTCGATAGCCTGTTCACACAAGAGGAGCTATCGAAAGTCGCGCAATCCTTTGTTTCTCCGCAGCAGGTTCAGCATGTCCGCTACGATGGGGAGGGAAATTCTTTTCCTCTATACGACGAAAAAGATTTGCTCGAAGCGAAGAATATTCTCGGCTTTAACGTGAAGTTCCCGTTTGACTTGCCCGACACCCAGCTTACGCTGGCCGACTCGGTATTGCTGAAAGCCGGAGACCAGAACACAGGGTTCTCGTTCAGACAGACCTCGGATGCCCTGTGGAATGACTATCGGGCACCTTACGATTCCAAAATCTATGATATGAACGATGTACTTTCGCTTTATCAGAGCAAAGCTCCACTGTTCAATGCGTCCAAGCTCTCGTTCATTCGGAAACTGGAGATTAACGGCATCGAAATTTCAGCTTATGCTGATAACGCTCATGTATACTCTGGACCTTTCTATGCTGGCAGCGGCTCAGACAAAACAAAGATAAAAACTCAAACTTATTACTTCTGGGAGCAGAACGGTCTGTACTATGCTGCCAACTTCCTGGGTATGGATAAAGACCAGGAACTAAACCTGAAGGCTTTAGTTCTCGCTCCTGTTCAATAGGTCTGAGTAGCTTCTCCTTGTTGTTATATCAGATTGGCGGAAAGTAAGAAAAGCAGAAAAAGACGACATTCATCCGCAGCTTGGCGAATGAATGTCGTCTTTTAGGAGGTTCCACTGCTCTGGGGGAGCTTTAGAAGCTCATGAGCTTCAAAATCCGTTAGCGATATTTGACAATCAGTTACTCTATTAATTCAATATGTGATTTCAAGTCTAGTTGTAACGAATTTACAGAATACCAATTCCTGAATCCAATTCCAATCGCAGTTAAATCGGAAAGCATATTTGTTCTGTAAACTTCTACAATAGATGTATCTTGATCAGCAACAGAAAATACATAATCTCCATTATTCTCAAGTCTCACTTGTAATATCTCAACATTCCGAACTACATTATAACTAAATATCGGATCAATAGATTTGGATAAAACAACTTTTTCATTGTTAAAGATCCCCCAAATATATGTCTCACCAAGTTTTGTTCTAAAGATAATACCCGCTTGATATGCAGACACTTTAGGTTCTTGTGCAATAGAAATCTGTACATTATATATAAAATTTTGATTAGGCTTTATATGATACATAAATTTAGGAGAATTATTGTAATCATATTCTTTATCAGTTTGAATGCAAAACTTAATAATATCTTCGTCAGACTGTATAATACCTTCTTCATTATTTTCTGCGTTCCATTTCATTTCAGGCATTTCTTTCTGTTGTATTTCCCGTAATGAATAAAGCATAATTAAAACTTCTTTTAAATAAGTTTTTAAAGAATTCTCTAGTATTATTGCTTTTTCTGAGTTCACTTGTACACTAAATGATCGGTTTTCTGTAATTAAGCTTTTTAAATAAACTGAAATAACTGTTTTCCATTCTTTAATAAGTTGCGCAGATGTCTCCTCTATTTTTTCTATTAAGGTACTATTTACTGAAAAACGCTTAAATTGTATCACTAATTCTGCGTTAAGGACTTCCTTTGATTTAACCATTCCTAATAACTTGGTGCCAATGTATTCAGTAGTTATTCCACTGTTGTTCTCTTGGTGCTGTTCCATTGCTATAATCTCATTATTTATCGGTGCATTTAGGATCTCGTTTATACAGGTAATAAGTAATTCTGATTCTAGGGGTTCTAAATGTAAGCTTTCAATTGAAAAAAAGCATTCTGTATTATATGTTTCATGAGAGGATGTCGCCAAACTTTCTAACATTTCCGTAGTGATAACAAATTCATCATATTTATAACCTTCATTTTTCTTTTGTGCACTGTCCATAATATAATAAACCCCTGTTGTGGCATTGTACCCTTTAATTAAAAATAAATGCATCCAATCAGATACATTATAATGATGACTGTAATAAAGCGTTTTCAAGTTGCCGAAGACTAGAACTGGTCTTTGGAGATCTATTTGTTCCCTAATAATCGTATGTATATCTCTGCACAGGGGGAAATAATGTACCTTTAGACCTAAAAGACTCATAACTTCTTCAGTGTTCTTACAAAACTGGTTAAAATCAATTTTTAAATTCGAACTATGATATAACTCAAAACACTTCTGAAGAATTAGATAATAGTTTGAAAAGTAACTCCTTTTCCCCTCTGCAACAATTAATAACGTTTTTTCTAGACAATTCACCTGATCAAGTAAATAATTATCTTTGTTTGGACGAATAAAAGGTAAAATTAAAGTCATACTCATAATCTCCAATCTGATTAGAATAATGAGCCACTTCTGTTAATTAAAAACACAGTTACACAAATCTTCAACGGTTTCAAAGATTATAATATCTAAATCTTCATCATACAGTTCCTCCTATTCAATTTAGGAAATCGTTTGCACAACATTACAATAGCATACCATTTATATGACCTTATGGGAATATAATACTAGTAAAAAGCTGCTGCGAATGAAGGGATTAAGTGAAATCGCTATTTTAATGATCAGGCTGCTCAGGGAGCATGGAGACCACCAGCCTTTGGTTTGATACTTTAATTATACCGAAAAAAAAAAGACATTCTCCTCAGAAAAATGAGGAGAATGTCTTTTTGAAATCTAAATGGATTTTTTCAGTGGTCTCCCCTTTGGGCGGAGGTTTTGCTCATTAGAGCTGTTTACTTGTTTGCCAAGAAAGCATCAATTTGAGCTTGCAGTTCAGCTTGGATTTTATCAATGCCAGCCGATTTCAGTTGCTTGTTCAGCTCTGCAAGGCCTTTGTCGATATCATCAATTACGCCGTACTCAAGCGGAACCGCATAGCGGAGCATCACATTGCCTATGTTGGCGATTTGCGTTTTCACTTTGCTGTTGTCGAATACAAACGTTTCAAGCGGATAATGGTAGACTTCTTTTGCTTCCCAGCCATTCACCAGATCGGAAATTTCTTGCGGGAAGGCTTCATTGTCACGGTTGAGCGGCGAGTTGAAGCTCCAGTTCGAGAAGCCGGTAAAGTTGGCATTTTTAGCGGTTGCTTTATATTTGTCGTCGCCCACCGCTTCATAGTGTACACCGCTTACGCCGTACATCATCAGATCATGCAGTTCTTTATCATTTTGCATCAGATCGATTAACATCAGGGAACGTTCCGGATTCTCGGAAGTTGCATGGACCGACGTACCGTTTTGTGTAGAAATAGCTACCGATTTTTTCTTGCCTTGGTTGATGTCGGCCAGTGCTACTTCATAAGGAGAATTTTCTTGGCGCATTAAAGCCATGAGGGCTCCAAGCGTTCCGTTGTTGTGCGTAATCGATGCCGTTTTGCCTGCTTTAAAATCCGCCTGATGATCGTTTTTGCTGTTCAGAACGTTCTTCGACCATGCATTGTTATCGGCAAGGTCCTTGTAATACACGAGCAGATCTTTGAACTCTTGCGTTTCATATACGTTAAAGATTTGCCCTTTTTCATCCGTCAATTTAAAGGCAAATGGAAGGTCGAGATCAAACATATTCCATTCATTTTGCTGCTTCAGCAAGACGCGGTCCAAATTATGAAATTTCCAGTCCCCTGTTTCCGGAGTGAAAGGCGATACGCCCTTCTCGTTTTGTGCTATCGCTTTCAAATAAGTAGCATAGGTTTCCGGGCTGTTGATTTCTGGCAGATTGTGTTTCTTACGCAAATCTTCACGATACAAAATCAGCTTTTCAACGGACTCCCCTCTGTTTTGCGGAACCATGTACAGTTTTCCGTTTACTTTCGCCTGATCCCAGCCCACATCAGACATCGCAGCCATCGTTTGCGGCATATATTTGGTAAGCAGCTCATCGGTCAATTCCAGGAAGCCGCCTTTCAGCGCCTGATCATTGTAGCCGGCCCAGTTTGCTGAATAGATGAGGTCAAAATCTTCATCCGCCGCCAGCTTCAGTGGATATTTTTGCGCCCAGTCAGACCAGTCCAGGAATTCGCCTTCGACCGTGGCATTAATTTTTTCTTTCAGCTTTTTATTAATTTCAGCAAACACGATATCATAGTCTACAGGTTTGGGACCCACAAAAATCATTTTCAGCTTCACTTCTTTGGAGGTATCAATGGCGCCTGAGGTGTCTGAGCCGCCTGTCGTATCGCTGCCTGGCTCTGCTGACTCTGATGCATTGTTAGTAGCCTGAGCAGGTGCATTGGCATTGTTCTTTCCGCCGCCGCATGCACTCAAAATCATTACGAAGGTTAAAACGAGCGCCAACATGATCAATCTATTTTTCTTCAGCATTTCAAACCTTCCCCCTTATGTTTAAATATATTGATTAACCGGGTTTCCCCGGGTTCACCCTTTCACAGCGCCAATCGTCAAGCCTTGGACGAAGTACTTCTGTACGAATGGATAAGCTAGCAGAATTGGACCGGTTGCTACAACCGTCATCGCCATCTTCAAGCTTTCGGTCGGAATCGAAGTAGTTACGACGGCTCCCGCACCCATCATAGCTTTTCGCATGCCATCCATATTGCCAAGCATTTTATATAAATAATATTGGAGCGGCATCAGGTTTTCATTGGATATAAATAGCAGCGCGTTGTACCAGTCGTTCCAATAGGCAAGTGCAAGGAACAATCCGATTGTAGCAAGCGCCGGTTTAGAGAGCGGCAGGATTAGACGAGCATAGATCTTGAAGTCGCCTGCGCCGTCAATTTTGGCCGATTCTACAATCGCTTCCGGAATGCTGCCCATAAAGGACTTCATGACAATGATATAGAAGACGTTGAGCATCATTGGAATCACTAAGGCCGCCAGAGTATCCTTCATATCCAGGTAGTTGACCATAAGCAGATACCACGGGACCAGCCCGCCACTAAACAAAGTCGTAAAGAAGAAGAAGAAGGAAAACTTGTTGCGCCACTTGAAATCTTTTCTGGACAGCGCGTAAGCGGTCATCGAGGTCAGAAATAAGCCCAGAAGCGTGCCTATTATCGTAACAGCTATTGTCACCAAGTAGGCCTGAATCATTTGCTCGGGATACTTAAACAAAATACTGTAGGCTTCCGTAGAAAATGCAGTCGGTATAAATTGATAGCCTTCCGTTATGATTTTATTTTCTTCCGTAAAGGATGACGATACGACAAGCACAAAGGGAAAAATACATAAAATCGCGAGAAAAATCAGGGATACATAACCAATACCTGAGAATATTTTACGATCGAGCTGCTTCATATCGTTACCTCCATTTTGAAAAACTAAACTCCTTATGCGCTTAGAACAGGGCGCGGTCTTTGTCGTATTTACGGACAGCAAAGTTCACAGTCATGATCGTCACGAATCCAAGAACGGATTGGAAAACGCCAGCCGCAGCCGACATGCCGATGTCATTCGAAGTAATCAGCGATCTGAAAACGAAAGTATCGATAACATCTGTCGAAGAGAACAACAAACCGTTGTTGCCGATCATGTTATAGAACATCCCGAAGTCACCGCGGAAGATATTCCCGACCGCCAGCAGCACCAGAATAATAATCGTCGGATAAAGATTGGGAATCGTCACTTTCATGATCCGCTGAAAAATATTGGCACCATCGATTTCAGCCGCTTCGTACATCTCGGTATCTATGCCCGTAATCGCGGCCAGGTACATCACCGTTCCGTATCCAAGACCTTTCCAGGCGGAAACGAGAACCAGGATATACGGCCAATAGGAAGGTGTATTGTAAATATCGACAGGCTCCAGTCCTAAGCCTCTAAGCAGAGCATTCACAGTGCCGATATCATAGTTGAGCAGGTTATAGGCAATCGCCCCGACAACGACCCATGAGATAAAGTAAGGAAGAAACAGCGCCGATTGTGTGATTTTCCGGAACCATTTGCCGCCGACCTCAAACAACATGATTGCTGCAAATATTTGCAACGAGTTGTTCACGATAATAAACGCAATGTTGTACAATGCTGTATTTCGTGTGACCCGCCAGGCATCTCCCGATTCAAAGAAAAAGCGGAAGTTGTCGAGTCCGTTCCAGGCACTCCCAAAAATACCTCCGGCGTAATCATAATGCTTGAAGGCAATAATGATGCCTGCCATCGGGATATAGGCAAACAGGAGGAAAAATGCAACCGCTGGTGCCAGCATCAATAAGAGAACCCTGTAGTTTTTCAAATCGCTCCAAAATGTATGCCCTTTCATCTTTGCACCCCTCTCTTCTCTATATCTCTGATTATAATAGGGCGGGTGCGGTGACATAATTCAGCGAAACAACTAAACTTAATACTAATTCAACGATTCGACAAAAAATAAGCCCTGTCCCGTCCGGAACAAGAGCCTCACGAATAGATTCAAATTTTGTTTCTCTTCCGGTACTCGCCGGGGGACATGCCCATGTACTGCTTGAACTGCCTATTGAAATAAATAATATTTTTATATCCGGCCTGTTCTGCAATTTCATATATTTTCTTCGTCGGATCTCCGAGCAGCTCGCATACCCGCTTCATTCGCAATTCACTCAGGAAATCGCTGAATAGACTGTTGGTTTCGACTTTAAACAGATGACCCAGATAGTTGGGCGTAAAATCGAAATGAGCGGCAACTTCGTTCAGCGTTACTTTTTGCTCCAATCTTCCTTTCACATATTCCGTGATTTCATCAATTAGCTTCCGCTTTTGTCTTTGCCGTTTCAAATACAGCAGCTCCGACAGTTCAAAGAACCTTCTTCTCAGCCACGAAAGGATATCATGCACCGTTTCGAACTGAAAGAGCACAAAAGGATGATGGGAATCCCAATTCAAAATCTCGTACAAATGCTCATCCATTTGCCGCAGATCGGCATGAAGCTTGGAGGTAATCCGAATGATGATGTCGTAAATATCGTTTTTCTGGGAGATCGGGCTGTCTCCGGCAAACAGCTGCAGCAAGCAATCGTCAATGGTTGTAAGGTCGTAGTCGAGCATAGCTTTAAGCATCCGGTCAACAATAACCTCTACATCCGCAGCGATCTTTTCCTTTGGGTGCCACTCGGAGGCGTCTTGGATGAGCCTGTTTTTGCCGACAATCCATTTGATGCTTAAAGCGGCCTGAGCCTGCCGGTAGGACTTATGCAGCTTGTCGAGTTTGGTTGTGTACATCCCCCGGCCGATGGTAATGGAAAAGGAAAATTCCTGATAGAACGCCCGAATCAGCTCTTCCATCAAAGCGGTGAAATATTGTTCCTGAACTGCAGCCAAGATCACAAAGTGATAGTCATAGGTGGTGATGACCATGCCTAAATTTTGATCGTGAGCGAACTTCCGGATGAAATGATTGGCGCTGCTGCTCCATACACTCCGCTTCTCTTCAGTCCATGACTCTATTTTCCACGCCATGTCGTCGATCTCAACGATGGCTACCGCGGACGCATCTTGTAAATAGGGCACTAGGAAACTCTGAATATGCGTCTCGACCTGACCCGGAGTGGCCTCGTTAAACCAGCGCAGCAACAGTTCCTGATTCACAAGCGTCAGTGTCTCCGACAAGGAAATATGCTGCTTCCGCTCTTTCTCAATCTTGGCGCAGAGTCCCCTCAGCATATGGTTTAGCTCGTCGTCATCGACGGGCTTAAGCAAATAACCGGATGCGCTCAATTGAATCGCTTCTTTGGCATAGCTGAAATCCTGATGTCCGCTAATAAAAACAATATGGATCTCGGGGTTGATCTCCTTCGCTTTCCGCGCAAATTCCATTCCTGACATGATGGGCATACGGATATCGGAGAGAATGATGTCAACAGGATACTGCTCCATCATTTTGAGAGCGGCAAACCCGCTCGCGGCCGTTCTAACATTATGCAAAGGCAAATGCTCATTGCCCGCCACACGCCGTCTGAGCCATTCCAAATCGACCACTTCGTCATCCACCAGCAGAACGTTAATCTCCATCACCATATCCCCCTACTCCCC carries:
- a CDS encoding M56 family metallopeptidase, coding for MKSIDTFFLLFLAASLASTVILLLLLLARKLFLKRLSPRILHALWFIVLIKLLVPFAPQSPVSLFNLIPQALPVEWSLEQKNTLPMLSSESDSSTKVTVTDSGEKTLRPDTVPIRSGEQGSSIAQQSPQENIYEKVRDGLSGLAVSTLVWLAGLLFFGSYSLFFTLKFRSRAGTSRKSDNPEVLSVLAACLEKLGIRQTIPVYETSSLRSPCLYGLMKPRIYLPEDIVAIADTRQLTHILLHELTHYQRKDLWFNSLWTLAVWLHWYNPLVWLAMKKMNADREVACDAGVLEVLGEKEAASYGMTLLMLSRLFSRTSAPRVNLSHFFEHQNETKRRVTMIAKFKKGSYKLSAAAILLVLALSIVLLTNGAQDANGTQPDVNIHATDSQKQTVSSFRIVRPIDSFKWFNRLDRAIVFSKFDFNVPDYLPEGYQLENVTLSELFSKANQVDLIDTVTITYVSHFGQEDEKRFEMLASKGKGNMLEHKLLWGAPYSQEDTASPSYRQEVVAMGNIQGTLFTAKQVNGRKPGTGISYIWQDKDIAYAVNFDSLFTQEELSKVAQSFVSPQQVQHVRYDGEGNSFPLYDEKDLLEAKNILGFNVKFPFDLPDTQLTLADSVLLKAGDQNTGFSFRQTSDALWNDYRAPYDSKIYDMNDVLSLYQSKAPLFNASKLSFIRKLEINGIEISAYADNAHVYSGPFYAGSGSDKTKIKTQTYYFWEQNGLYYAANFLGMDKDQELNLKALVLAPVQ
- a CDS encoding ABC transporter substrate-binding protein, which produces MLKKNRLIMLALVLTFVMILSACGGGKNNANAPAQATNNASESAEPGSDTTGGSDTSGAIDTSKEVKLKMIFVGPKPVDYDIVFAEINKKLKEKINATVEGEFLDWSDWAQKYPLKLAADEDFDLIYSANWAGYNDQALKGGFLELTDELLTKYMPQTMAAMSDVGWDQAKVNGKLYMVPQNRGESVEKLILYREDLRKKHNLPEINSPETYATYLKAIAQNEKGVSPFTPETGDWKFHNLDRVLLKQQNEWNMFDLDLPFAFKLTDEKGQIFNVYETQEFKDLLVYYKDLADNNAWSKNVLNSKNDHQADFKAGKTASITHNNGTLGALMALMRQENSPYEVALADINQGKKKSVAISTQNGTSVHATSENPERSLMLIDLMQNDKELHDLMMYGVSGVHYEAVGDDKYKATAKNANFTGFSNWSFNSPLNRDNEAFPQEISDLVNGWEAKEVYHYPLETFVFDNSKVKTQIANIGNVMLRYAVPLEYGVIDDIDKGLAELNKQLKSAGIDKIQAELQAQIDAFLANK
- a CDS encoding carbohydrate ABC transporter permease, with the translated sequence MKQLDRKIFSGIGYVSLIFLAILCIFPFVLVVSSSFTEENKIITEGYQFIPTAFSTEAYSILFKYPEQMIQAYLVTIAVTIIGTLLGLFLTSMTAYALSRKDFKWRNKFSFFFFFTTLFSGGLVPWYLLMVNYLDMKDTLAALVIPMMLNVFYIIVMKSFMGSIPEAIVESAKIDGAGDFKIYARLILPLSKPALATIGLFLALAYWNDWYNALLFISNENLMPLQYYLYKMLGNMDGMRKAMMGAGAVVTTSIPTESLKMAMTVVATGPILLAYPFVQKYFVQGLTIGAVKG
- a CDS encoding ABC transporter permease, translated to MKGHTFWSDLKNYRVLLLMLAPAVAFFLLFAYIPMAGIIIAFKHYDYAGGIFGSAWNGLDNFRFFFESGDAWRVTRNTALYNIAFIIVNNSLQIFAAIMLFEVGGKWFRKITQSALFLPYFISWVVVGAIAYNLLNYDIGTVNALLRGLGLEPVDIYNTPSYWPYILVLVSAWKGLGYGTVMYLAAITGIDTEMYEAAEIDGANIFQRIMKVTIPNLYPTIIILVLLAVGNIFRGDFGMFYNMIGNNGLLFSSTDVIDTFVFRSLITSNDIGMSAAAGVFQSVLGFVTIMTVNFAVRKYDKDRALF
- a CDS encoding response regulator, translating into MEINVLLVDDEVVDLEWLRRRVAGNEHLPLHNVRTAASGFAALKMMEQYPVDIILSDIRMPIMSGMEFARKAKEINPEIHIVFISGHQDFSYAKEAIQLSASGYLLKPVDDDELNHMLRGLCAKIEKERKQHISLSETLTLVNQELLLRWFNEATPGQVETHIQSFLVPYLQDASAVAIVEIDDMAWKIESWTEEKRSVWSSSANHFIRKFAHDQNLGMVITTYDYHFVILAAVQEQYFTALMEELIRAFYQEFSFSITIGRGMYTTKLDKLHKSYRQAQAALSIKWIVGKNRLIQDASEWHPKEKIAADVEVIVDRMLKAMLDYDLTTIDDCLLQLFAGDSPISQKNDIYDIIIRITSKLHADLRQMDEHLYEILNWDSHHPFVLFQFETVHDILSWLRRRFFELSELLYLKRQRQKRKLIDEITEYVKGRLEQKVTLNEVAAHFDFTPNYLGHLFKVETNSLFSDFLSELRMKRVCELLGDPTKKIYEIAEQAGYKNIIYFNRQFKQYMGMSPGEYRKRNKI